Proteins encoded by one window of Vidua chalybeata isolate OUT-0048 chromosome 8, bVidCha1 merged haplotype, whole genome shotgun sequence:
- the ATAD1 gene encoding outer mitochondrial transmembrane helix translocase isoform X2: MVHAEAFSRPLSRNEVVGLIFRLTIFGAVTYFTIKWMVDAIDPTRKQKVEAQKQAEKLMKQIGVKNVKLTEYEMSIAAHLVDPLSMHVTWSDIAGLDDVITDLKDTVILPIKKKYLFENSRLLQPPKGVLLYGPPGCGKTLIAKATAKEAGCRFINLQPSTLTDKWYGESQKLAAAVFSLAIKLQPSIIFIDEIDSFLRNRSSTDHEATAMMKAQFMSLWDGLDTDYNCQVIVMGATNRPQDLDSAIMRRMPTRFHINQPALKQREAILKLILKNENVDSHVDLLQVAKETDGFSGSDLKEMCRDAALLCVREYVNNACEEDVHDEDEIRPVQQQDLHRAIEKMRKSKDVSMQNLAMEIVFD, encoded by the exons atggTGCACGCCGAGGCGTTCTCGCGGCCCCTGAGCCGCAACGAGGTGGTGGGGCTGATCTTCCGCCTCACCATCTTTGGGGCTGTGACCTACTTCACCATCAAATGGATGGTGGATGCCATTGACCCCACCAGGAAGCAGAAGGTGGAAGCTCAGAAGCAG GCTGAAAAGCTGATGAAGCAGATAGGAGTGAAGAATGTCAAGCTGACTGAGTATGAGATGAGCATTGCTGCCCACCTGGTGGACCCACTCAGCATGCAT GTCACCTGGAGTGATATTGCAGGCTTAGATGATGTCATCACAGATTTGAAAGACACTGTCATTTTGCCCAtcaagaagaaatatttgtttgaGAATTCCAGGCTCTTACAGCCCCCAAAAG GAGTCCTTCTCTATGGCCCCCCTGGATGTGGGAAAACCCTGATTGCCAAAGCGACGGCCAAGGAAGCCGGGTGTAGGTTCATCAACCTCCAGCCCTCCACGCTGACAGATAAATGGTATGGAGAATCCCAAAaactggctgctgctgtcttCTCCCTGGCCATAAAGCTCCAGCCATCCATCATTTTTATTGATGAAATAg ATTCCTTCCTGCGGAACCGATCCAGCACCGACCACGAGGCCACAGCCATGATGAAAGCCCAGTTCATGAGCCTGTGGGATGGGCTGGACACTGACTACAACTGCCAG GTGATTGTGATGGGAGCCACCAACAGGCCCCAGGACCTGGACTCTGCCATCATGAGGAGGATGCCCACCCGCTTCCACATCAACCAGCCT GCTCTGAAGCAAAGAGAGGCGATCTTGAAGCTGATTTTGAAGAATGAAAAT GTGGACAGCCACGtggacctgctgcaggtggccAAGGAGACCGACGGCTTCTCGGGCAGTGACCTGAAGGAGATGTGCCGGGACGCGGCGCTGCTCTGCGTGCGGGAGTACGTCAACAACGCCTGCGAGGAGGACGT CCATGATGAAGATGAGATCCGGCCCGTGCAGCAGCAGGATCTCCACAGGGCCATTGAGAAGATGAGGAAATCCAAGGATGTCTCTATGCAGAACCTGGCCATGGAGATTGTGTTTGATTAA
- the ATAD1 gene encoding outer mitochondrial transmembrane helix translocase isoform X1, whose protein sequence is MRFMCSWGCSSRESRGPGVPLEPLRSDPGRSRPIPAGAAPHPLGGTFARAAAGRNLWAGQRAPHGRRKGRTRAAAAGPSAPLPAFAPLLPPALPPRLLPPPPPPAARPAPCPGVPESRRTAEKLMKQIGVKNVKLTEYEMSIAAHLVDPLSMHVTWSDIAGLDDVITDLKDTVILPIKKKYLFENSRLLQPPKGVLLYGPPGCGKTLIAKATAKEAGCRFINLQPSTLTDKWYGESQKLAAAVFSLAIKLQPSIIFIDEIDSFLRNRSSTDHEATAMMKAQFMSLWDGLDTDYNCQVIVMGATNRPQDLDSAIMRRMPTRFHINQPALKQREAILKLILKNENVDSHVDLLQVAKETDGFSGSDLKEMCRDAALLCVREYVNNACEEDVHDEDEIRPVQQQDLHRAIEKMRKSKDVSMQNLAMEIVFD, encoded by the exons ATGAGGTTTATGTGTTCGTGGGGCTGTTCCAGCCGGGAGAGCCGTGGCCCGGGGGTGCCGCTGGAGCCGCTCCGCTCCGATCCCGGCCGATCCCGGCCGATCCCGGCCGGAGCTGCCCCGCATCCGCTGGGCGGAACCTTCGCGCGGGCCGCCGCCGGCCGGAACCTTTGGGCGGGGCAGCGAGCGCCGCACGGACGGAGGAAGGGCCGGACGcgcgccgccgctgccgggccCTCGGCACCGCTGCCGGCTTTTGCTCCGCTTCTCccccctgctcttcctcctcgtctccttcctcctcctcctcctcctgccgctCGCCCCGCCCCGTGTCCCGGAGTCCCGGAGAGCCGCCGCACG GCTGAAAAGCTGATGAAGCAGATAGGAGTGAAGAATGTCAAGCTGACTGAGTATGAGATGAGCATTGCTGCCCACCTGGTGGACCCACTCAGCATGCAT GTCACCTGGAGTGATATTGCAGGCTTAGATGATGTCATCACAGATTTGAAAGACACTGTCATTTTGCCCAtcaagaagaaatatttgtttgaGAATTCCAGGCTCTTACAGCCCCCAAAAG GAGTCCTTCTCTATGGCCCCCCTGGATGTGGGAAAACCCTGATTGCCAAAGCGACGGCCAAGGAAGCCGGGTGTAGGTTCATCAACCTCCAGCCCTCCACGCTGACAGATAAATGGTATGGAGAATCCCAAAaactggctgctgctgtcttCTCCCTGGCCATAAAGCTCCAGCCATCCATCATTTTTATTGATGAAATAg ATTCCTTCCTGCGGAACCGATCCAGCACCGACCACGAGGCCACAGCCATGATGAAAGCCCAGTTCATGAGCCTGTGGGATGGGCTGGACACTGACTACAACTGCCAG GTGATTGTGATGGGAGCCACCAACAGGCCCCAGGACCTGGACTCTGCCATCATGAGGAGGATGCCCACCCGCTTCCACATCAACCAGCCT GCTCTGAAGCAAAGAGAGGCGATCTTGAAGCTGATTTTGAAGAATGAAAAT GTGGACAGCCACGtggacctgctgcaggtggccAAGGAGACCGACGGCTTCTCGGGCAGTGACCTGAAGGAGATGTGCCGGGACGCGGCGCTGCTCTGCGTGCGGGAGTACGTCAACAACGCCTGCGAGGAGGACGT CCATGATGAAGATGAGATCCGGCCCGTGCAGCAGCAGGATCTCCACAGGGCCATTGAGAAGATGAGGAAATCCAAGGATGTCTCTATGCAGAACCTGGCCATGGAGATTGTGTTTGATTAA